The Leptospira sp. WS39.C2 genome contains a region encoding:
- the feoB gene encoding ferrous iron transport protein B: MKQKNIYLVGNPNCGKTTLFNQLTGLTQKTGNFSGVTVEKKEGFVSLPNLDIKITDLPGTYGLGGIAEDKKIAYEVLLKRSENESVIYVLDALNLERGLQFLLQIIDMGVPTLVVLTMKDVLEKKRIQLNLEILKQSLGLEIVLVNAKSGEGITELKNLLTSENSFRKQKRLWSWETKEETFFTKLKKQLNITTNEAEFFLSQALKFLNGDPHLQDNRYINQFPEPTKQTLIKEIQTNKYQFEYQEEMIHRSILIKKIISETLLSPISKNGGWGEKLDSIFLHPILGFLCFFLLMGILFQSLFSFAEIPMDLIEVGITQLQEFTTMFLPDGPFRSLLVEGILGGVGSVVVFVPQIALLFLFIGILEESGYLARASFLMDRLMGKFGLSGKSFIPLLSSAACAVPAILGTRTIENKSDRFTTIMVSPLIMCSARYPVYILIVGTVFSYPPLFGIFNVQGFVLFSMFFLGMIVSFIFALIFRKTVFKENASYFVMELPRYNIPSFKSLFFTVYGKVKSFLASAGQIILYISVLLWFLSHFPAEYKDDVWKTSPIESSYIGRVGKAMEPAIAPMGFDWKIGISILTSFAAREVMVSTLAVLYGSEEEGEESESLRETLRADKKADGSLVWTPLTGVSLLLFFAFASQCMSTLAVTKKETGSIFWPTVQFFYMTTLAVFTSFTVYQLGKILGFV; the protein is encoded by the coding sequence ATGAAACAAAAAAACATTTACCTTGTCGGCAACCCAAACTGCGGAAAAACAACATTATTCAACCAACTCACAGGCCTTACCCAAAAAACAGGAAATTTCAGCGGGGTAACTGTTGAAAAAAAAGAAGGATTTGTATCATTACCAAACTTAGATATTAAAATCACCGACTTACCAGGAACATACGGACTTGGTGGGATTGCAGAAGACAAAAAAATCGCTTATGAAGTTTTACTCAAAAGAAGTGAAAACGAATCCGTTATCTATGTACTCGATGCACTTAATTTAGAACGAGGATTACAATTTTTATTACAAATCATAGATATGGGAGTACCCACCTTGGTTGTCCTTACTATGAAGGATGTGCTCGAGAAAAAAAGGATCCAATTGAATTTGGAAATACTGAAACAATCTCTTGGATTAGAAATTGTTCTAGTGAATGCAAAATCTGGAGAAGGGATTACAGAATTAAAAAATCTTTTGACTTCCGAAAATTCATTTCGCAAACAAAAACGACTTTGGAGTTGGGAAACTAAAGAAGAAACATTTTTTACCAAACTTAAAAAACAATTAAACATCACAACAAATGAAGCTGAGTTTTTTTTATCACAGGCGCTAAAATTTTTAAATGGGGATCCTCATTTACAAGACAATCGTTACATAAACCAATTCCCTGAGCCTACCAAACAAACTTTAATAAAAGAAATACAAACAAACAAATACCAGTTCGAATACCAAGAGGAGATGATCCATAGATCGATTTTGATTAAAAAAATCATATCCGAAACCCTTTTATCTCCTATTTCCAAAAATGGAGGTTGGGGTGAAAAATTGGATTCCATATTTTTACACCCAATTCTTGGATTTCTTTGTTTTTTCCTCCTAATGGGAATTTTATTCCAAAGTTTATTCAGTTTTGCAGAAATCCCAATGGATTTAATAGAAGTTGGGATAACACAACTACAAGAATTCACAACAATGTTTTTGCCAGATGGCCCGTTTCGTTCCCTTCTCGTTGAAGGAATATTAGGTGGTGTTGGAAGTGTGGTAGTGTTTGTCCCTCAAATTGCCCTCCTCTTTTTATTCATTGGGATATTAGAAGAATCTGGGTATTTGGCAAGAGCCAGTTTTCTTATGGACCGACTTATGGGAAAATTTGGATTATCAGGAAAATCATTTATCCCTTTACTTTCTTCGGCAGCTTGTGCCGTACCTGCCATTCTTGGTACAAGGACAATTGAAAACAAATCAGATCGTTTTACAACGATTATGGTATCACCACTTATCATGTGTTCCGCAAGATACCCTGTGTATATTTTAATCGTAGGGACGGTTTTTAGTTACCCTCCACTCTTTGGGATCTTCAATGTCCAAGGTTTTGTTTTATTTTCTATGTTTTTTTTGGGAATGATTGTTAGTTTTATATTTGCTCTTATTTTCCGGAAAACTGTATTCAAAGAAAATGCTTCTTACTTTGTGATGGAACTACCAAGGTATAATATTCCTTCATTCAAAAGTTTGTTTTTTACAGTGTATGGAAAGGTAAAATCCTTTTTGGCAAGTGCTGGCCAAATCATACTTTATATCTCCGTACTTTTATGGTTTTTAAGTCATTTCCCAGCAGAATACAAAGATGACGTATGGAAAACAAGTCCTATTGAATCATCTTATATTGGACGTGTGGGAAAGGCAATGGAACCTGCCATTGCACCGATGGGTTTTGATTGGAAAATTGGAATTTCAATCCTCACTTCCTTTGCAGCAAGAGAAGTGATGGTTTCCACCTTAGCAGTATTATATGGATCAGAAGAGGAAGGAGAAGAGTCAGAATCTTTACGAGAAACCCTTAGGGCTGATAAAAAAGCAGATGGAAGTCTCGTTTGGACACCTCTCACTGGTGTATCCCTACTTCTCTTTTTTGCCTTTGCGAGCCAATGTATGTCCACTCTCGCAGTCACAAAAAAAGAAACAGGATCTATCTTTTGGCCAACCGTCCAATTTTTCTATATGACAACACTTGCGGTCTTTACCTCTTTCACAGTGTACCAATTGGGAAAAATTTTAGGATTTGTTTAA
- a CDS encoding FeoA family protein encodes MTLLDLNEGDSAIIQSIITDQLPKPMLTELLELGFFPGAEIQLKTKSEYLGKLICILSGTTIGLRMKDGEAILLKT; translated from the coding sequence ATGACATTACTTGATTTAAACGAAGGTGATTCTGCCATCATCCAATCCATTATTACGGACCAACTACCAAAACCAATGCTTACCGAACTATTAGAACTTGGATTTTTTCCTGGTGCCGAAATTCAATTAAAAACAAAATCGGAGTACCTTGGTAAACTCATTTGTATCCTAAGTGGCACAACCATTGGTTTACGAATGAAAGATGGAGAAGCAATTTTACTAAAAACCTAA
- a CDS encoding lipase secretion chaperone produces MKPKHILIISITLVVVFAFFVLYQFTQTNDFGSSNEENPNDKAESFFRTQSDGFSVDPFYLESAKSIFTADGQFLRFEDILAKAKSGELNLISELWNLRRQCPEGSTREQCHEYIKAFIQNEYSGEDAKKLLNLLTNYLKYEEAMVQLDPSSKSYTNAERYEQIKQLRRKYFSKEDAELIFGLEEATADFSFNRKNFLEETKNLKADERIRLYENYRKKSFGNYYDAVVSREPTYDKFETEMDLRQNELAKLSGGDRESKEREVRIRYFGKDGNERMEKVLKEIKEEEEKITKLQGEEKNFLKNNPNLSESEREKKLMELRTKTLGSKELAEEYTRRLEYENTLKNSGN; encoded by the coding sequence ATGAAACCAAAACACATTCTTATCATAAGTATCACTCTCGTTGTAGTTTTTGCCTTTTTTGTTTTGTATCAATTCACACAAACGAATGATTTTGGTTCTTCCAATGAAGAAAATCCAAATGACAAAGCAGAATCTTTTTTTCGCACACAAAGTGATGGTTTTTCTGTGGATCCCTTTTATTTAGAATCAGCAAAATCTATTTTTACAGCAGATGGTCAATTTTTACGTTTTGAGGACATCCTCGCCAAAGCAAAGTCAGGTGAATTGAATCTCATTTCAGAATTATGGAATCTGCGTCGCCAATGCCCAGAAGGAAGCACAAGGGAACAGTGCCACGAATACATCAAAGCGTTTATCCAAAATGAATACTCTGGAGAAGATGCTAAAAAACTCTTAAATCTTTTAACCAATTATTTGAAGTATGAAGAAGCTATGGTGCAACTGGATCCAAGTTCCAAATCTTACACCAATGCAGAACGTTACGAACAAATCAAACAACTCCGAAGGAAGTATTTTTCCAAAGAAGACGCAGAACTTATTTTTGGATTAGAGGAAGCCACTGCGGATTTTAGTTTTAACCGAAAAAATTTTTTAGAGGAAACAAAAAATCTCAAAGCCGATGAAAGGATTCGTTTGTATGAAAACTATCGGAAAAAATCCTTTGGAAATTATTACGATGCGGTTGTCAGCCGTGAACCAACCTACGATAAATTTGAAACAGAAATGGACCTTCGCCAAAACGAACTGGCAAAACTATCAGGCGGGGACCGTGAATCCAAGGAACGAGAAGTTCGGATTCGGTATTTCGGAAAAGATGGCAATGAACGAATGGAAAAAGTCTTAAAAGAAATCAAAGAAGAAGAAGAGAAAATCACAAAACTGCAAGGAGAAGAAAAAAACTTTCTCAAAAACAATCCGAATCTATCGGAATCAGAAAGAGAAAAAAAATTAATGGAACTCCGCACTAAAACGTTAGGAAGTAAAGAACTCGCAGAAGAATACACTCGTCGATTGGAATATGAGAATACACTCAAAAATTCCGGGAATTAA
- a CDS encoding helicase, with amino-acid sequence MSQETVLYQELEKLDLNEIKKIASLWNIQKIPGKDKKSTILGLMETFQNEFYLKGVLEKFTPLQVNILTSILKNKGVMTLGEISRKVNIPPINVEMELNVLRKYYLLYQRKNRERLTNNLDKYHTYDEYQKLIKVETNPKGEKFKYSIEKSLHKATLAELPDEWKEAVGAKKGEHIETFLKNALSAEFLQKLIDELSDFDKDVLHQIYIHGGVIEADTIRNYITVNRGKFEQTIPHLTALYLVRDLYYVEDKFIRVIVIPKEILDHLQFSPILPPVKKGTRVRQEKISANGLDFFLNVKKLISYISRKGLNLAKSGKIKQADHKRTETELLSPDIEIFPEKSQVYQIELILPILKLLGYVDIKGENVILIQETDEFLKKDIFEIMKLVIHEVNEARTRRLNPAEVFTATEVPFYEKGILDKTVKLIMAHGKINTSVIFSHIIRDHLVFAPTFQIKTYEEDLADLRKEIISAIFYLQLFGLIEVEYPQRNLSLSELGLHYFNHEALVTVTEKGGITINPDFSIIAFPDRVSLHGIHLLKAFCELKDYDRVYTFLLTKDSFQLGILLGYDKETFIHFLRESSKADLAQNLLFLLDDWGNNLPIVTITEDSVLLRTKDSQVMELLLGQIKGKKFVLEEVSPTGIIIEKSKVMEVIAIAEKLNMIIRLNR; translated from the coding sequence ATGAGCCAAGAAACCGTCCTGTACCAAGAGTTAGAGAAACTCGATCTCAACGAGATCAAAAAAATCGCAAGCCTTTGGAACATCCAAAAGATCCCAGGAAAGGACAAAAAATCGACCATTTTGGGTCTCATGGAGACCTTCCAAAACGAATTTTACCTCAAAGGTGTTTTGGAAAAGTTCACTCCCCTCCAAGTAAACATCTTAACCTCCATTTTAAAAAACAAAGGAGTGATGACCCTAGGAGAAATCTCACGTAAAGTCAACATCCCACCTATCAACGTGGAGATGGAACTGAACGTTCTTCGAAAGTATTATCTTTTATACCAAAGAAAAAACCGCGAACGTCTTACTAATAATTTAGATAAATACCACACCTATGATGAATACCAAAAACTCATCAAAGTAGAAACAAACCCTAAAGGTGAAAAGTTTAAGTATTCGATTGAGAAATCCCTTCACAAAGCAACTCTTGCAGAACTTCCGGACGAATGGAAAGAAGCAGTTGGTGCCAAAAAAGGGGAACACATTGAGACCTTTTTAAAAAATGCGCTCAGTGCTGAATTTTTACAAAAACTCATCGATGAACTTTCTGATTTTGATAAAGATGTTTTGCACCAAATTTACATCCACGGTGGTGTGATTGAAGCAGACACTATACGCAATTATATTACAGTAAATCGTGGGAAATTTGAACAAACCATCCCCCACCTAACAGCGCTTTATTTAGTTCGAGATTTGTATTATGTAGAAGACAAATTCATTCGTGTGATTGTCATTCCAAAAGAAATTCTGGATCATTTACAGTTTTCTCCCATTTTACCTCCTGTAAAAAAAGGAACTCGAGTTCGTCAGGAAAAAATTTCTGCAAATGGACTCGATTTTTTCTTAAACGTAAAAAAACTCATTTCTTATATTTCTAGAAAAGGTTTGAACCTTGCAAAGTCAGGAAAAATCAAACAAGCAGATCATAAAAGAACTGAAACAGAACTTTTATCTCCTGATATTGAAATTTTTCCTGAAAAAAGCCAAGTTTATCAAATTGAACTCATCCTCCCCATCTTAAAACTGTTAGGTTATGTAGATATCAAGGGTGAAAACGTAATTCTCATCCAAGAAACAGATGAGTTTCTAAAAAAAGATATTTTTGAAATCATGAAACTTGTCATTCACGAAGTGAATGAAGCAAGGACTCGTAGATTAAACCCAGCAGAAGTGTTTACGGCAACGGAAGTTCCTTTTTATGAAAAAGGAATTTTGGACAAAACTGTAAAACTCATCATGGCACATGGAAAAATCAACACATCAGTGATTTTTTCTCATATCATCCGTGACCATTTGGTATTTGCGCCTACTTTCCAAATCAAAACTTATGAAGAAGATTTGGCAGATCTCCGAAAAGAGATCATCTCTGCAATTTTTTACTTACAACTTTTTGGACTCATCGAAGTTGAATACCCACAAAGGAATCTAAGTTTATCCGAACTTGGCCTTCATTATTTCAACCATGAAGCACTCGTAACAGTAACGGAAAAGGGTGGGATTACCATAAACCCAGACTTTTCCATCATTGCCTTCCCAGACCGAGTTTCTTTACATGGAATTCATTTGTTGAAGGCGTTTTGTGAACTGAAAGACTATGATCGTGTGTATACGTTTTTACTCACAAAAGATAGTTTCCAATTGGGAATTTTACTGGGTTACGATAAAGAAACCTTTATCCATTTCTTACGTGAGTCTTCTAAAGCTGATCTTGCACAAAACTTACTCTTCTTACTTGATGATTGGGGAAATAATTTACCAATTGTGACTATCACAGAAGATTCTGTTTTACTAAGAACAAAAGATTCTCAAGTGATGGAACTCCTTCTTGGTCAAATCAAAGGGAAAAAGTTTGTATTAGAAGAAGTGAGTCCAACGGGAATCATCATTGAAAAGTCGAAAGTAATGGAAGTGATTGCCATTGCCGAAAAACTGAATATGATCATTCGTTTGAACCGGTAA
- a CDS encoding ABC1 kinase family protein → MDSFSEIVSFGLHSSLRVAHSSFVFSTKLLGIASKLTNREPNHREIAISLREAFSQLGATYIKLGQFIASAPSLFPIEYVEEMQACLDSVRPVQFREIRSTVERELGGKLESLFYSFDETPLASASIAQVHAAVTKEGLDVVVKVQRPDVHLTLKTDMQILGILTKVLEVIAPEFKKSGLTAMFQEFQTSILQEIDFIQEAKNIEEFESYLLKVKEQRARVPRVYHTLSTKKILTMERFYGVPITDEKGLKQFTDNPRKVLSDALEIWFSSLSNQGFFHADVHAGNLMILKDGSIGFIDFGIVGRISPKIWKGLMLFTQGIGIGEPTLVAKGLVEMDSTDSGVNPTLLAKELDSVFNELESVYVHLTENEMFDESKVNRIMFEMKEIAEKNGLKIPREFALLMKQMLYFDRYVKSMAPEINLFRDSQNFVIGKT, encoded by the coding sequence ATGGACTCATTTTCTGAGATTGTTTCTTTTGGCCTCCACTCAAGCCTTCGAGTGGCTCATTCTAGTTTTGTGTTTTCTACGAAACTTCTTGGAATCGCATCCAAACTGACGAACCGAGAGCCAAACCATAGAGAAATCGCAATCTCTCTCAGAGAAGCCTTCTCGCAACTCGGTGCCACCTACATCAAACTCGGCCAATTCATTGCGAGTGCCCCTTCTCTATTTCCGATCGAATATGTGGAAGAAATGCAGGCCTGTCTCGACTCAGTACGGCCTGTGCAATTCCGAGAAATCCGGTCTACTGTAGAACGGGAACTAGGTGGAAAACTCGAATCCCTCTTTTATAGTTTTGATGAAACACCACTTGCCTCAGCTTCAATCGCCCAAGTCCACGCAGCAGTGACAAAAGAAGGACTTGATGTGGTTGTGAAAGTACAAAGACCTGATGTCCACCTAACCTTAAAGACCGACATGCAGATTCTCGGAATTCTCACGAAAGTTCTCGAAGTCATTGCCCCTGAATTTAAAAAATCAGGACTCACTGCAATGTTCCAAGAATTCCAAACTTCTATCTTACAAGAAATCGATTTTATACAAGAAGCTAAAAACATAGAAGAGTTTGAATCTTATTTATTAAAAGTAAAGGAACAAAGGGCGAGAGTGCCTCGTGTGTATCATACCCTATCTACAAAAAAAATTCTAACGATGGAACGGTTTTATGGAGTTCCGATAACCGATGAAAAAGGGTTAAAACAATTCACTGACAACCCAAGAAAGGTTTTGAGTGATGCGCTTGAAATTTGGTTTTCATCTTTATCCAACCAAGGTTTTTTTCATGCCGATGTCCATGCTGGAAACTTAATGATCTTAAAAGATGGAAGTATTGGATTTATCGATTTTGGAATTGTGGGTAGGATCTCTCCTAAAATCTGGAAAGGGCTTATGTTATTCACACAAGGAATTGGGATCGGTGAACCTACATTAGTTGCAAAAGGACTTGTGGAAATGGATTCAACCGATAGTGGAGTGAACCCAACCTTACTTGCCAAAGAATTAGACTCGGTATTCAACGAATTAGAGTCTGTATATGTGCATTTAACTGAAAACGAAATGTTTGATGAATCTAAGGTAAATCGGATTATGTTCGAAATGAAAGAAATTGCCGAAAAAAATGGATTAAAAATCCCAAGAGAGTTTGCACTCCTCATGAAACAAATGTTATACTTTGACAGATATGTAAAATCAATGGCTCCTGAAATCAATTTATTCCGCGACTCTCAAAACTTTGTGATTGGGAAAACATGA
- the lnt gene encoding apolipoprotein N-acyltransferase, which produces MRIHSKIPGINSHLSYLLIAAICFALALEPFGFATAGFLSVFFLLLITKEIIKKGKLQTAILYTILFSFFTTCTSFYWMGNAIKNITGKGIFATSFLYFLYACLSFYKIGVLFIGSHILTKYRLVGETKFYLLAFPSLFLLSDWLCPMVFPVYWGDLFRNQILWRQMARFGTEVLGFVSVISVSLLYLMVSQNLTKWKQSFLYLTPILFIFSVNLFFLAESIPPGKFIHLALVQPNTPYAKNEVRENFDFMTKVIQDVYNLSGEAISNAPKPIDALVLPESSIPFLGTLPSEHINSTFSKSFLDVTINLVQLTNAPLLFNELVWDGGSRNSFSILKPITLRTERRYKHILLPFGEYLPFETQFPFIRNFFPEVSHHIPSDDFASQTFQTKSGEEVVFTPLVCYEVLYPEFVRSMMKHSPSELIINLTNDSWFESHTETKQHAGAGRLRAIETGRPYVRVALSGKTTAYDPWGREMMGDLPIYQKAIAYLDVMTVSTERVTPYLTFGPYPWRILAIFSLFFVFFTSPRAFLSYKKKNEIEI; this is translated from the coding sequence ATGAGAATACACTCAAAAATTCCGGGAATTAATTCTCACTTAAGTTATCTTCTAATTGCTGCCATTTGTTTTGCCCTTGCATTGGAGCCATTTGGTTTTGCGACCGCAGGGTTTCTTTCGGTTTTTTTTCTTTTACTCATCACAAAAGAAATTATAAAAAAGGGAAAGTTACAAACTGCAATTTTGTATACAATATTGTTTTCCTTTTTTACTACTTGCACTTCGTTTTATTGGATGGGCAATGCAATCAAAAACATAACTGGTAAAGGAATCTTTGCCACATCGTTTCTCTATTTTTTGTATGCATGCCTTTCGTTTTATAAAATAGGTGTATTGTTTATCGGATCCCATATCCTAACTAAATATCGATTGGTGGGAGAGACAAAGTTTTATCTCTTAGCCTTCCCTTCTCTGTTTCTCCTATCGGATTGGTTGTGTCCAATGGTGTTTCCGGTTTATTGGGGTGACCTTTTCCGGAATCAGATTCTTTGGCGTCAGATGGCACGTTTCGGTACAGAAGTTCTAGGTTTTGTATCGGTAATCTCTGTTTCCTTATTGTATTTAATGGTGAGCCAAAATTTAACCAAGTGGAAACAATCGTTTTTGTATTTGACACCTATCCTTTTTATTTTTTCGGTAAATTTATTTTTTTTAGCTGAATCCATCCCTCCTGGAAAATTTATCCATTTGGCCTTAGTTCAACCAAACACACCTTACGCGAAAAATGAAGTAAGAGAGAACTTTGATTTTATGACAAAGGTAATTCAAGATGTTTATAATCTCTCAGGAGAAGCCATAAGCAACGCACCAAAACCAATTGATGCCTTGGTTTTACCCGAATCTTCCATTCCTTTTTTAGGAACCTTACCTTCAGAGCATATAAACTCCACATTTAGCAAAAGTTTTTTGGATGTCACAATAAACCTTGTTCAACTAACAAATGCACCCTTACTTTTTAACGAGTTGGTTTGGGATGGAGGCTCAAGGAATTCATTTAGCATTTTGAAACCTATCACCTTACGAACTGAAAGGCGATACAAACACATCCTTTTGCCTTTTGGAGAATACCTTCCTTTCGAAACCCAATTCCCATTCATTAGAAATTTCTTTCCAGAAGTCAGCCACCATATCCCAAGTGATGATTTTGCCTCTCAAACCTTCCAAACCAAATCGGGAGAGGAAGTTGTTTTCACTCCCCTCGTTTGTTATGAAGTTTTGTATCCAGAATTTGTCAGAAGTATGATGAAACATTCCCCATCAGAACTCATCATCAATCTCACAAATGATTCCTGGTTTGAAAGTCATACGGAAACCAAACAACATGCGGGGGCAGGAAGGTTACGTGCCATTGAAACTGGTCGGCCCTATGTTCGGGTGGCACTTTCAGGAAAAACAACAGCTTATGATCCTTGGGGAAGAGAGATGATGGGAGACTTACCGATTTACCAAAAGGCGATTGCCTATTTAGATGTTATGACTGTTTCTACCGAAAGAGTGACACCTTATTTAACTTTTGGCCCTTATCCATGGAGGATCTTGGCTATTTTTAGCTTATTTTTTGTATTTTTCACGAGTCCAAGAGCATTCCTCTCCTATAAAAAGAAAAATGAAATTGAAATTTAG